In Bacteroidota bacterium, the genomic stretch AAAAATCCAGATCATGAGCGGCTGGTTGCGGAAGCTTGCGACGAGATCGGCGCCCCACTGAGACTGGTTGATCGAGCGAAGGAGCACGGCCCCGTCTCCGAGCAGATGAAGCTTGGCGGGGAACTCAACTGCACACGCAAGGATGATACCGCCGACAATCACGATACTTACGATGAGAGGTAGCCTCGCGAGAAACCGCACGCCGCTCTCAACGAACCCCAGCAGCCATGTTTGTGTTTTTGGGATCAGAAGAAGCAGAGCAATGCAAAGCGAACCGAGGGAGATCCCGGGCCCATAGAATCCGAAAACGTGGACTCCCCAATTGTCATGGGATGGTTGGAGCATCCCCCACACGTGGAGAAGAACAATCAGCACGCCAAAGAACAGGAGAATCTGCGACGATCGCTCCTGACCGGCCGCATTCAGCCTACTGTCATCCTGGGGGCGCGACCCTTTGTCATCCTGAGGGCGCGTAGCGCCCGAAGGATCTCCCCGCTTCTCAGACCTTATCTTCCCCCTCCTTCTCGCCGTCATCTCAAACCACCTGGCATTCCGTGCATTCGCACCTTGATCGCTTCGAGAACAGGTTGAACGCGTTTGTCACCCGGAGCCATCGACATATAGGAGTCGAGGTAGTGGAGCGCCTTTTCATCATCGTCGATCCTGAAGAAGGCATACCCGGCGCAATAATAAAGAACCGGTTCGCGCATTCCGAGCGCGATTGCTTCGGAAGCGTACTTGGCAGCCAGCGGATAGTTCCTCTGAGTCATATAAATGATGGCGAGGTTCGCATGAGCCTCGCGGGAAGACGGATCGATTTCCAGCACATGCCTCATCATACCAATGCCGGAAAGCGTGTCCTTCCGTCTGACGTATTCATTTCCCAGATTCAAACAAATTGTGGCGTCAGCTGTCCCCGAACGGGCGGCTTGTTTGAGCGTTTCGTAATACCGGTCCCTCAGCCCCAATTTGTCGTAATCGGCGGCAAGATTTCCGAGGATGCGGGGATTGAGGCTGTCGATCGTCAGGTAGCGTTCGTACCAGACCCTCGATCGATCGAAATCGTTCTTGTGCCAGAAAGCCTTGCCGAGCGCTTCATAATAGATTACCGGAAATGTTCCGACCAACCCCGGGTTTGTGAGGACCTCCGCCCGCTGAAGGTGCCGGTCTGTGTCGGCGTTGATCCCGATCCACGCGCCAACGCGCAAAACACCCAGGATCACCATAACAGCGATGACCTGATGGCTCTCCCTCCCAAGGCGGAAGTAGGGAAGCAGCAAATAGATTGCAAGAAAATGGACGGGGATTAGAAAACTGACCAGCAAGTCCCAATCTCTCGCCATGCCGAGCGCCGCATTAAAGATGAACGTAAAGGCGACCCCACATGACGCTGCGGTCAGGAGGAAAAGGGCCACCGGAGACGTCCATCGAACCTCGCGGGCTGACAAGAATGCGAGCACCGGGATCAGAAAACAACCGAAGGAAAGGA encodes the following:
- a CDS encoding tetratricopeptide repeat protein, whose amino-acid sequence is LCGVQYLLGGGASVDVGYTYQILDDVAALLFILLLLLFLHFLNVSPLEKLLIGGYLFFQTGLQFFFGYVENYALLSVFMMAFMITGWLSLERKIRPIYPIISFALMIGLHLGAIIFLPAPLILLYHVWRERKIEAVVLMAGGIIGSVLFFHLSNYSPEQFISRIEAGVRLDMLPFLKSSPGGPYPIFSSLHLIDWTNASLFILSFGCFLIPVLAFLSAREVRWTSPVALFLLTAASCGVAFTFIFNAALGMARDWDLLVSFLIPVHFLAIYLLLPYFRLGRESHQVIAVMVILGVLRVGAWIGINADTDRHLQRAEVLTNPGLVGTFPVIYYEALGKAFWHKNDFDRSRVWYERYLTIDSLNPRILGNLAADYDKLGLRDRYYETLKQAARSGTADATICLNLGNEYVRRKDTLSGIGMMRHVLEIDPSSREAHANLAIIYMTQRNYPLAAKYASEAIALGMREPVLYYCAGYAFFRIDDDEKALHYLDSYMSMAPGDKRVQPVLEAIKVRMHGMPGGLR